The Methanoculleus taiwanensis nucleotide sequence TTCCGATCGTTCTCGCTGTTCCGGTGCGAATGCTGTCCGGGCGAGGCTATCTCGGTCGCCCGGTCGCGAATGCTCCGGTACTCCCTGAGCGCCAGGTACGCGGCTTTCCGGGACTTCTTCGTCCGTTTGTTCTCGAGTTCGGCGACGAGGGATGCGTGCTTTGGTGCGTACCCGGTGAGCTCGGCTATCCGCTCGGCACTGTACTTATGATTGATCGCGAACGTGATCTCGTCCCTGACCGTATCGACGATGAGGTACTCGCCAGGAGCGATGGCGGGAGTGACGGACGCGAAACGCTGGTAGAAGAGATTGGTGTCGAGCCCGAAGAAGACGTCCTTCTTCAGCCGACGGTAGGCGGCGAGCGTCCCGTCGAAGGTCTCCTGGTTGTCGTACCTGATGATACCGCTCGCAAGCGCGGACTCGAGGAGATCCGAGTAGGAGGGCAGCTCCTTCGCGGCGGAGCCGAACCGCTCCTGCGAAGCCCTGATGGCATCGCTGTCGGCATGGAGCGTGAGTTCGTAGCCGGTGCCGCTCGTCCGTGCCGTCAGGAGGTCGTGGTCGTAGAGGGGGTAGGAGATCCCGACCTCCCCGCCCATCAGGTTGAGGAGTATCTGCAGCTCGCCGGCGACGACGGTGATATCGTTCATGGAGAGTCCCCCCGGCGGGCGTCTTGTGTAAAGTCCCGGATCTCCTGGAGGCGGAGCGGGATCATCATGTACGGTTTTGCAATATCCTCGACGCTCTTCATCGCCAGATAGTAGATGTGCCGGATCTCCGTTCCGCCCGCGGCGACGGCCGCGAGTGCCCCTGCAATCGTGGCTTTTCTCCCCGAGGTGATATCAAGCGCTATGGAGAACCCTTCGCCGGCAAGCCGCTCGACAAGAGAGCCGACCGTCCGCCCGGCGCCGACGAAGTCCGCCTCCTCCACGAGCTCGAGGAAGATCTCAGGAGCCGATCCGAAGGCCTCGGAGATGATCGAGATCGCTTCTTTTGCCGTCCCGGCGTTCTTCGCATACGGCCGTTCCACAATGATATAGACCCGTTCCGGGCGAAGGCCCCGCTCCCGGAGGACGGCGTAGTAGGTATTGACAAGAGCCCACGTCGATCGTCCGAGGGGGGTTATATACGCATCCTGTGGCATCGGCATCTCCCGGAGATTCTGGTTTTCCGCCTTCAAAACTCTCTCGCCTACCTATATAGTTTTTTTCCGGCGGGATCGCCGTCCTTCGCGGGGCTGTTTTCCGGCATGAAAACCGACTCTGCGGTTTCTTTCGATCCGCTTACGGCGGGGGTTTTCTGTCGCCGCTCTTCCGGTAGATCTGGGTATCCTGTTTCTGATTCTGAATCAATGGCTATAGCGTGGCTTATCTGTGAAACAGAGTTTTTAAAAAAAGAATAAAATTTGGTAAGTGTTTTATGAATGGTCTCCCCAATGGGGTACTTGAGCGCTACGGTGCAGAGATCCGCGAAGGGAACGAACGATGACAAGAGATGCAGAACCAGGAACGTCTGAAGAGATCTGGGGTCTCGTCGACCCCGACCGAACGAAAAAGATGCGCCGGGATGCGATCGAGGACGGCGAGCTGATCGAGATAACCCGGATGGGCAAAGACATCGGTATACGTTACCCCCTTGCTGTATCGGCACGGGCGGCAGAGCGTCTGGTGCCGTTTCCGAACATCCCCCAGGATACGGTCACCGAGAACCTCTGGGATACTCTCCACGCATTCAGGGAAAAAGCGCTCAGTACCGCCGCGCCCGAACTGCTCTTCTCGGTGAGCCTCTACCAGAACGGCCTCGTCCCGACGCTGACGTTCAAAGCGACGGTCTCGGCGGGGGACGAGGGCGAACCGGTCATCACGATCATGACCCCCGAGGAGAACTGGGAAGAGATCGGCGGGAGCGTGCCGCCTTCAGCTATCCCTGCCGGACACCCGCTCCTGACCGTCGAGGAGGTTGCGCGCATGCTGAAGTTCTCCCCCCGGCGTATCCGGACGTTTATCAGGGACGAGAGGATCCCCGCCGTCAAGTGCGGAGGGTCGTGGCGTGTCAGGCGGTCGGATATCGAACGCATCATCACCGACGGGTTCTGAGAGGCGATCCGCTCCCGGGGGAAACATTCTGTCTTCGAATCGATCTTCTATTTTTAGTTTGCGATCTCGGATTCGCCGTATGAGGAAACGTATATACTTTTTATACGTGTTAATGTAGATATTAGTGCATGCGAACGTGTGGCATGCCCTTTTGCCGGATATGCCCCGGTACATCGGCTACCGGCTTTTCCGACGGGGTGACGGGCAAATCTGTCCGCTCCGTGAGAGGGTACCTGCCATACTGCGCCGGGTGTGTGGGCATGCTCGCGCTCGTCGCTCTGCTCTGCACCCTTGCACCCCCTGCCGGATCGCCGCTCTTCTTCGATACCGTTCAGGTTCCCTCCGATATCCCGCTCGGGGCAGTTGCCGGACTCTTCGGCGGGAAGAGCCGTAGTCTGTTCCAGAGGCTGCGGCGCACCGGAGAGCCGGAGTCTGTGGAGACGCAGGCCGATCCTGCAGACGATGCAGCGCATCCGCTCCGCACTCTCGGGGAGCAGACCGGCCTCGAACTCCCCGCCCGGCCGCCCGCCGCTTCAGGTGACGATGAACCGGGCGATTCAAGTGCGCTCCTCGAACGGATCGACGCCATCCCGACGATCGTGGAACGGTATTCGGCGTTCGCCTCGCTCGACGACGATGCGTTCCGAAGCCGCATGAGCGACTCGGACCTCTCTTTTCTGGAAGACGACGTTCTCATCGGGAGTGTCCCGGAGCTGCACTACGCCGAAGAAGAGGAGGTCGCCAGTGGCGATACCGTACCCCTTCCGGCTTTGGACGATCCGACCTGCACGCTGATGGAGGACGCTCTCTCCGGGCTCGACGAGCTCGACCTGCCGGAGAGCGAGCAGGAGCTATCGGACCTCACGATCGATGAGCCGCTTGAAGAGTCCGAACCGGACGGCGGCGAGCCGGTACGCCTTTCGCAGGAGGAACTCCTCGTCAACCTCCGGAGCGACGATCCGGACGAGCGGCGGCATGCGGTGCAGGCGCTCGGGGCGACCGGTGCTGCTGCGGTCGAGCCGCTCATCGGTATGCTCGGTGATGCGGGCGATCAGGCGCGGTGGGCCGCGGCGGATGCTCTCCGCCTCATCGGGGCTCCGGCTATTCCGCCCCTGATCCACTCTCTCAAAGATCCCGCCCTGCAGCTCGGCGCCGCGACGGCGCTCGTGAAGATAGGCGAACCCGCGGTGCCGCACCTGATCGACGCGCTCACCGACGGGGACCGGGACATCCTGATCGGAGCCGTGTACGCCCTCGAAGAGATCGGCGATGCGGCGATCCCCTACCTCGTCCCCGCGCTCACGCGCCCCGAGGGGGGGCTTTCCCGGAAGGTTGCCGAACTCCTCGGAGAACTCGGG carries:
- a CDS encoding helix-turn-helix domain-containing protein, which gives rise to MTRDAEPGTSEEIWGLVDPDRTKKMRRDAIEDGELIEITRMGKDIGIRYPLAVSARAAERLVPFPNIPQDTVTENLWDTLHAFREKALSTAAPELLFSVSLYQNGLVPTLTFKATVSAGDEGEPVITIMTPEENWEEIGGSVPPSAIPAGHPLLTVEEVARMLKFSPRRIRTFIRDERIPAVKCGGSWRVRRSDIERIITDGF